One part of the Rothia sp. ZJ932 genome encodes these proteins:
- the rpmH gene encoding 50S ribosomal protein L34, whose protein sequence is MSKRTFQPNNRRRAKKHGFRLRMRTRAGRAILAHRRSKGRAKLSA, encoded by the coding sequence ATGTCAAAGCGTACTTTCCAGCCGAATAACCGCCGTCGTGCCAAGAAGCACGGCTTCCGCCTGCGTATGCGTACCCGCGCTGGTCGTGCAATCCTCGCACACCGCCGCTCAAAGGGTCGCGCAAAGCTCTCAGCATAA